The stretch of DNA CCTTCTGTAGATAACCTAGAATATTGTAATCTGATGCAGTATAATGTCAAccacattttcttctcatttaaATTCCACCAAACTGTTGAATTTATAGTgttgtattatgtttttgtaggaacaaaaacatattgaagGTTGGTAGCAGCAAGACACAAGAACTGTTTGGACGAGAAAGGGGAAGAAAAGAGCGCAGGTGTGTATGGAGAAGTGTTGTAGGATATTTACAACATTAGGAGACAAACGGGGAGATTGTAGATCACTGAGCGGATTTGCCATTTACGTTTtacaaaggaattttaaaaagccttacCTGGCTGTTAATACAACGTGCAGCTCAGCTGCTGCCGAGTTACAGAGATGCAggaacatgaagaaaaaaaagtgcaggaAATATTGGGACATGTCCACAGcagtccttcaggaagtcacaCGCCTCAGCTTTTTGAGGACAACTTACATTGGTCAATCACCCcaatttacatcatttttttaatctggggggaaccggagcacccggagaaaacccccCACTAACACGGGGAGACCAGACAAACTCCCACAGAAAGAGGCGCCCGGTTGAGAACCAAGACGTCTTTTCTGTGAAGATGCAGCGCTATCCACTGCATCACCGTGtcgccctttttttttttttttggtctaaaatatgagatgtaatttggggttttgaaaatggttcaGGACTGACCTGGACCTGGACTGACCTCTAAAACAAGCTTCTTGCTTTTCTCACAACAAAtgacttctctttctttttgttgttctttccaAAATCTGAACCGTTTGCAAATTCAATTTTCTAGAAATCAATGCTACTGGTTTTTTTAGGACGATTTACATTGGTCAATCACCAAAAgttacatcattttttttttttaaatctgtggggaaccggagcacccggagaaaaccccaCACTTAACACGGAGAGAAAAGACACACTCCCACAGAAAGAGGCGCCCGGTTGAGAACCAAGACGTCTTTTCTGTGAAGATGCCGTGTTAACCACGGCATCACCGtgctgaccttttttttttctggtctaaAATACGAAATGCATTTGTGCAAAAGCACACGGTTCAGAAATTAACTGGACATATTTTCTGAGTCGCTTGATTCTGaggttttcttgcttttcttccacttttgtggttttctgagCCCCAAACTGTGTCGAATCCTTTTCCAAAGCGATTTCTTTTTGTCAACTGCCTCCCCTGATTCATCTGACAGATTTTCCACACGGCGCTCTGTCACTTCCCTGGGTTCCATGTCACTCAGCCTGTCTACCACAAAGTCACTTCCGTCCTTGGGAACATGAGGAACATCACGGTCTTCTGATAGGGTTTGCTCTAAGAGAAGGCCCACACTCAAGGACGCAGggtcagaaatgttatttacagaGGTCGTGTCTTTCTCATCTGGATCTTGCCACTTTGCCACTTTTCGTCCGTCTCTGTGTTGACGcccagttttcattttttccttcttggCTTTGTAATGAAGCCCACAGCCGGAGTGCCGTCGTCGGAAGGCAGTCAGTTGTTTTTCTAGATTGTCCTTCTGAGTTTGAAGCTCGTTGATAATCTTCTGGTCATTTGTCACCTTCTCCGAATAAACCCTCATCTCTTTATCTACACTCTGGTTGAATATTTCTGTCTGATCTATTAGAGCAGAAACATTACTctcatatttagttttaagtttCTGGTAAGTAACTAAAGCAAACTCCAGAGTactttgaagatgttttattatCTTATTTGATTCATAACGCAGGAAAGAAAACTCTATTGCCTTTCTCTGATCCAGATTGTACTTTTCTGCTTTTAGTGTATTGATCAGTTTAACAAGGTCATCCTTTGCTTTTTCCAAATGAGTTTCATTCTCATGACTCATTTCATCTGGATAATTCTCCTTTTCCTGTCTAGCATCTGATTCATATCTCTGCTTTAGCTTTTGGTAGGAACCCTTCATCTGCTCCAGCTCTCCCTGCAGacatttctctctttccttGCAGTCGTCGATCTCCTTTGACATTTTCTCTAGCAGATTTTGGTCCTGCATGATTTTGTCTTCATAGGCCTGCTGCTTGTCAACCTGCGGTTTTCTCTCAGTAATCTCTGCTTCGGATTTTAATCGAAGCTCCTCGTAGCAGGCCTTGATGTGATCCAGCTCTTCCTGGAGGGCgttattcttttctttctctgccttAATCTGTGAATTGAACTCTTCCTGTTTGACAATAAGAGCAGGGCTGAGAGTAGCTTGACTGTTTAACTTTTCTACTGCCTGCAGTTCTCTCTCCAACTCTATCGTCCTGTTGATAAAAAACTTCTTAATAGTTTTCTGCCTCTGTAACTCATTTTGTGTCTCCTCCAGTTGTCTTCGGGTAGAGGCCATCTTTTGGTTCTCGTCaaatattctctctctctccatttctAAAAGAGTTCCAAGCCTTTGGAACTCTCTCTGGATATCAATCGGAGGAGGTCTGTTCTCTACGCAGCCTTGCTGTTGTTCATCTATCGAATTTGACTGCTGGGGTCTCATCCCACCGTTGGCGTAATCTTGCCTTTGATATGAcatgtttttgcaaaacaatCAGTCTTTATCCGCAAATATTCTCCCTCTGAAAGCGCTTTGTCTACGTCCGAACTCGTCAGTAGTGCAGCAAGCAATGACAACAAGGGAGAAGTTTGTTACAGACATACAGTGCCGATGACATCACAAGCATGACTCTagttgtgacatcacagagttttCCTTCAGCTTTGGAATGACGATGATGATGCCAGTGTTTGAGAAATCTACCACACTGACCAACCAGCCTCCTCCCCTCCCCCACTATTGAAATTGGGCTGGGTGGAGCTTTGTGGGGGGTTGTACAGTGTTAGGGTGACTGATTATTTCTATAGTCTTTGGTTCATGGTTATTTGTTGTTGAGGCATTGCGCCTTAGGACATTGTCCCGTCTTTTTTGGAATCTGTTTTTAGGAATTaatcttgttgtttttccatgtaATGTAATTTACTTTAAGGTAACAGGAAGAGTAAGAGTGTGCAAATGTCTTGGAAAACTGTAACTTCAATTAGCTGTATTGGCTTTCCTGGAGATGTTTCGTTGTTCTGTAACCAACGAACAACGAAACAGTCaaagttttaagttttgatCGCAGAAACCTATTATGCACTAAATCATCAAGAACTTAATATCTATTCACGGACATCGCAAAACTATATACTACACGATCAAGATTATGCTAACTGGGcattaaccttttttttccctacttTTTATTGGAATAATATTCTTTCTGCTTTGACTGATGTAatcatttatttgcatattaacGGATGTCTGGGAAGGCAAGTGAATATATCTGAGAAAtggcaataaaatcaaaaatgataTAGCTTCActcctctttttatttctgttcaataCCTCTCTCAcgtacaaaaaacaaacaggttcctggcttttttcccttttgcaaCACAAAGTCATCAGGCGGATGGACGTCATCCACCTCAGAAACAGTAGAAGGTTGACAGGACACAGTATCCACAACAAACACCGTTTTAATGTAATGCTGTAATATTCCTCTCTGTCATTCCAAACCATGGATTCAGGATTGTCTATGGACCATGAAAACATGAGCCTGGACATTAACTTCTTATGCAATTGCACTTTTAACACTGTTGCTAATATTGCTACTCCCTCTTGTGGTCATTTAGAAATTTACAGATGACAACTATCAAACTGTTAATCATACTGTATGTACATCTGGAACATTAATGTCACTTCCTACTTATCTCTACcaatgaaatgacaaaatcttCCTTCAAAGTAATTTCATTCAAGAAAACTGAACAAGTTTTCCTTCAGTTTGacagttgacatggcaactgagagtccggtggacatcagaggtgatatgtggaaatgtttattactatatgtaaaggtcatttttatatatgtggttatgtttattcagttaaaaatgttaactacgaacaaacataactcacctcccaatcatagtgcagcaaatagagcggctgctccgccatcttttatcaaacgccttttctttttacgtcttttatcgcttaaaatgagccacaaactatcactgctgcttctacatcgtcattccgtgtttgattattctaaattcatgtttggtatgttgggggttttactggattttcttctgggatgttcgtgagtggaatcggttctgtggtgtgttgctcctgccgtgttgctggacacacgaaccgaccgaacctgttggacttttatcggtTCTGTgatcacagaggtttggaaaatcggccgatAATCTTTAAATCCTGCTGTGTGAACCAGACTTAAGACTCACAAGCTTTACTCATCTCGTCTTGACCACTGCCATAACGCTCTCTGGCTCTGGTCTCTATGGTAACGTTTATAcattccttcaaaataagatacagatgcgccacaaaaacaaacattttacgtttatgaaaattttaactcacgataACAACTAAtaggagccctgagcttgtttctctgcaaccagacggtccatctgggagtgaagagagacaatgacaccagAAGTGTTGGTTATGCACAGGGTGCCTGGTCTCATTGTCTCATTAACatccggtcaccatatcatgcagagtttggactgtgggaatcacctaccgggataaatccattctcctgtctcttgtctgggccttttcccttcataaagaaactttccaaagaatctgatctgtttctgactcattttgctgcttgtggctcaATGTTCGAGCAAGACGGAACTGAGAGAATCCGATTAAaggactttcaaaataaaagaacctccagactcaaataatacataaaatggaaatatttaataatttcttgcgcggcccggtaccgattggtccacggaccggtaccggtccgcggccggggggttggggaccactggtttaGGTCACACCACACAGAGAACCGCAACTTTAAGGCGCCACTAGATGTGTGCTCTGGATTTTAGCTTGTTGTCCTAAACTAtagttttttgcagtgaatgttATTGTTTCTGCCTCATCAGAAGACTACCCTAGTTTTAGCAGCCTTTATATGGaactaaaacagttttataattcacaaatgcacagaaTCCTTACGTCATGTCTACCTACTTGTCCTTGCAGAGTTGCGAGATGTGTTTGCTACCACCTTTCTACCATGCAGCTTTTTCAGTAAATAGTAATTTTATGTCTTTCAGtgatgtctgtttaaaaaactgTGACAATAGaaattttttaatcttaataaCATTAAGtacttaaatttatttttaatcatgtaaagcactttaaactgctttaaagcagttaaattaatttacttaatttaagtaattaatttaagtaattaattgcttaaattaattacttaatttaagtaaattaatttacttaatttaaattaatttacttaatttaagtaaattaatttacttaatttaaatttatttaaattaatttattttaattaaattaatttaaattaatttattttaatttactttcacGTGCAACTATTCATCATAACGGCGATCTACgacaacaaacattttcttgttaGCGATTGGTGAACGCCGGATTCACCGTTGAAGTATGAGGCTTTCTGATTGGACGAATCTGGAAACCCAATCCTCATTGGCTAACGGCAAGGCGGGCGGGTGAACTCAATACCTCAAGGCAGGAAGTAGTTTGTTTGCTTAGCCAACAGAACGGGGTCCGTGTCTACCGTGAGTTGGGGGGCTTTAAGTCATTATGTCTGCGGCTGATATGTCCGCCGTGTTGAACATTCTCCGGTCTCTGTATCGGCACATACAGACGCTGGAGGAGTTCGCTGACAGCATCGAGTTCAAGGAAGGAAAGAAGCCGGTTCTGGTTGAGCAGTCGGACCCGAACCGCTTCAAAACGTTTGTCagaggtgtgtttgtgtgctttgaTAAGGAGCTACAGCAGAGTCCCAGCTGCAGCGAGGTGAGATGAACTCAGCAGCTTTATGAAGAGGGCACAAAactatgaggggccgtttaggacaaaatttacgttttgtctctcacacactaccaaaaagtctcgcatactccaaaaaagtagccacgcacactccaaaaaattacgttttgtctctcacacactaccaaaaactctcgcatactccaaaaaagtagccacgcacactccaaaaaattacgttttgtccctcacacactaccaaaaactcacgcatactcaaaaaaattacattttgtctctcacacactaccaaaaactctcgcatactcaaaaaaattacattttgtctctcacacactaccaaaaactcacgcatactcaaaaaaatagccacgcacactcaaaaattactcacgcacattcaaaaaatactcaaattgcgtatacacacactactaaaatgtcacacacacacacacaaacgttaactttgtcgctcacatacactactatcagctcgcgcacatacacacaaacgttaactttctcgctcacatacactgctaacagctcgcacacacacagacgtttatctctcacatacacaagactaaagttgaacacacacacagtactaagactcgttttatgtatgtgtgagagcgagactttttttgaatgtgtgagagcgaaactctttttgaatgtgtgagagttgtcacggaagaggcggggcataatttttggatcaaactgcgcatgcgtagatcctaaactataagtttcgattgttgactcactgtatgttctattacttagtatatttgtgcttttaaatatatatagaacgtttaactttcttgtagattaaatgtgctatagaaataaatgaatctgattgattgattaaaaagagcaaaattgctgtagtacaatctgtccactgggtgccagtattacaggaattattaaccggcgccaactagtgccgaagaagaaagagtttgctataccgaacatggctaactctaattcgaaacgagagagaattggtcaggcagctgccattttaaacaccgctccggaacggaacagagatgagagttctgaatctactgtagcactgcgggcagtcgttgaatcgtttaatgcgcctgtcaaagtgctggttgcctccggagaagatagaatggtgtttaaaatggcagctgcctgaccaattctctctcgtttcgaattagagttagccatgttcggtatagcaaactctttcttcttcggcactagttggcgccggttaataattcctgtaatactggcacccagtggacagattgtactacagcaattttgctctttttaatcaatcaatcagattcatttatttctatagcacatttaatctacaagaaagttaaacgttctatatatatttaaaagcacaaatatactaagtaatagaacatacagtgagtcaacaatcgaaacttatagtttaggatctacgcatgcgcagtttgatccaaaaattatgccccgcctcttccgtgacaactctcacacattcaaaaagagtttcgctctcacacattcataaaacgagtcttagtactgtgtgtgtgttcaactttagtcttgtgtatgtgagagataaacgtctgtgtgtgtgcgagctgttagcagtgtatgtgagcgagaaaattaacgtttgtgtgtatgtgcgcgagctggtagtagtgtatgtgagcgagctggtagtagtgtatgtgagcgagctggtagtagtgtatgtgagcgagaaagttaacgtttgtgtgtgtgtgtgtgacattttagtagtgtgtgtatacgcaatttgagtattttttgaatgtgcgtgagtaatttttgagtgtgcgtggctatttttttgagtatgcgtgagtttttggtagtgtgtgagagacaaaatgtaatttttttgagtatgcgtgagtttttggtagtgtgtgagggacaaaacgtaattttttggagtgtgcgtggctacttttttggagtatgcgagactttttggtagtgtgtgagagacaaaacgtaaattttgtcctaaacggcccctcatacaAAACCCCTCTTCATTATCGACACATTCTAAATATTGACTACTGGTGGAAAATAATACAGTGTCtcccaaaaatattcatacagtTTGACCTTTTTCTCCATGTAACAAGTGcatgttttaatgctttttatgtAATggcacaaagtagtgcataactcAAAAAACATTGGGTACTTCTAAATTCATTTAGTTGTCCTGAATTTTATTGACTGCTATAATAAGGAGGCTCAAattcacacttttcagatttttattaactaaatttatacattttataataaaatgtattttataatatagcttatttattatatgttttagaataaaaaactCTAACTCCTAATCCTAAAAGTGTGATTTTGAGCCTCTTTAATATACCAGCCAATAACACAGTTATATACAGAGTTGCAAAGTTGCACAGTAACAGGATGTTATATAACTTGTGAAAATAAGCTGTACTTTGAGaaagtatttatattccttTTCAAAGTGGAATATAaatatgtcatgtttttgatgcaaaaacaaCCTCAATCATATTGAGAGGTTTGGTTTTCCTAATAATGAGttattttatattgttgctAGATTTGCACTCTACCAGAACTCCTGGCTTTTGTTCTCAACAccatgaaaaggaaaagaagaagaaacgtcCTGGCGCATGGCTACAACCTGCTGGCCCTGCCGCAGGAGGATCGGGATGCAGACCACTTCAAATTCCAAGGAGACGTGACCCAAAGTGCCGCCTATGTCCATGGCAGTGACTTGTGGAAGAAAGTCACCTTGCGCCTGGGCACAGACATCACACGCTACCTGCTGGAGAGCTGCTCCGTATTCGTGGCAGTGCCACCTTCGTGCGTTTTCCAGGTGTGCGGCGTCCCGGTGTATGACAGGGTGTCCACGGGCCCACCCTCGAGTGGGTTTCATCTTCAGCCTcgacttagggggcgcagtttGCCTCAGTTTGGAAGAGATCAAAGGTCACGGCGCTTTAGGAGAAGACAGGAGGTTGAGAATCTGGCTCAATGCCAGATtaggagaagaagaaaggaaaaagggaaaaagagaagaagaaagaggggactcgatcagctggaggaggagacgggGACTTCCTCAGGAAAGAGGAGACGGTTAGCAAACACAGAAAGCAATCAGGAGCAAACGGTTGAGGAAAGACAGGCTAGGTTTGTGGAACCAGCAACGTCTAGGAGGAATGTGGAAAATGGGACGACTGGTTTCAAACAGACAATTGAGTTGCCATCAACTGAGGGCGGTCCCAGTTGGCGGTCAGGAGCTTTTCCTCCTTTGCCGCCCTCACAATGTTTTATCCGCACGCTGGGATTCCTGTACGGCGGCAGAGGCCTGCACAGCTTCCTTctcaacaggaagaaaaagagcaccgatggatccagaaggTTACAAGGGAAAGACTTGATACGAGTCGTCTTCTTCGAGGGCTTGATGTATTTGAACGGTTTAGAGAGGAAACCGAAAAAGCTTCCCCAGAGGTTCTTCAACATGGTTCCCCTCTTTAGTCGGCTGTTACGACAACACAAGAAATGCCCTTACAGCAAGATCCTTCAGAGAATTTGCCCTTTGGTCGAAGAGTGTAACACTGGACCCGGAGAGCTAAACTCCCTATTACCTAAACACTGTGCCCCCCATCGGGTCTTCCTGTTCGTCAGAGAATGCCTCTCTACTGTGATTCCGCGAGAGATGTGGGGCTCGGACCACAACCGGGTCCATTTCTTCGCCAAAGCCAGGGTTTTTCTCCACAGCGGCAAGTTTGAGAGGCTGTCTCTGGCTGAGCTGATGTGGAACATGAAGGTGAATGACTGCGACTGGTTGAAGATCAGTAAAACCGGTAAGTCAGATATGCTCTCAGatatgctatttttttttgttattgaaaGGTTGAGAGATGTCTGCAGTTCATGCAAGCAAAGGTTCTGTTACACACACCGTTTAGTCCTTAGAAGgtccggttcatttggggaggtctGAATGCGCAATTGAACTCTGATGAGAACCTAAACACCAAACTCCGGTTTGCCTAAAAGCCGAggtcttggtttggttgaagtgaactttgcCATAGAACTCTGATTGGTGCGGTTTTAGTTGCGCTTCGTGGTTTTGACGTTCTGAACTGGCTCGCCTTACTTTCAGGCCGAATCCCACCCAGCGAGCTTGCGTACCGGACTCAAATCCTGGGTCACTTCCTGACCTGGCTGCTGGACGGCTTTGTCGTGGGTCTCGTCCGCGCTTGTTTCTATGCCACGGAGAGCGTGGGGCAGAAGAACGCCATCAGGTTCTACCGACAGGAAGTCTGGACCAAACTTCAGGACTTGGCTTTCAAGTATGTACTGAGGTGGTTCTCTGATTACACCCGAGTTTGGGATACAGAACAGAcagcttcatttaaaaataaaaatttgttctCACAGAGGTCACCTCTCCAAAGGTCAGATGGAGGAGTTGTCTCCTGCTCAGGCAGCGTCTCTCCCCAAAGGCACCGTCATCTCCCGACTTCGTTTCATTCCCAAGTCAGACGGCATGAGGCCCATCACACGAGTTATAGGAACGGATCCCAAAACGAGGGTACGCCGGGACTTTTAGATACCTTATCTTATGGAAGTTACAGCTGTAACTTAATTCCTCGTGCAGTTGTTCCAGGCACGGGTGCGGGACTTGCTGGACATGCTGAGGGCCTGCGTGCGCTCCACTCCATCCCTCCTCGGCGCCACGGTGTGGGGGATGACGGATATTCACAAGGTGCTGAGCTCTCTGGCACCAGCCCAGAAAGACCGACCGCAACCGCTCTACTTTGTCAAAGTGAGCCACAACATCTGATAGTTTGGTTTTTCTCTCAAGCCATTGCGAAATAcctgtttttgtaaaatgacaacCGAGGAAGATTTGTATCAGTGTCTTATTTGTCTAACAGGTGGATGTGAGTGGAGCCTACGAGAGCCTGCCGCATGACAAACTCATAGAGGTGATTGGCCAGGCCTTGTGCCCCGTCCAGGATGAGCTCTTCACCATCCGCCGCTATGCCAAGATCTGGGCAGATTCCCACGAGGGCCTGAAAAAGGCCTTTGTTAGACAGGTGCTGTTATTTAACTTCATGGATAACTATGCTATGTGACTAGTGTAGTGCTAGAATCTTAAATGATCCTTCTAGCAGCTAGAAGGATCATTTTATGGTATAGAAGGATATATACCATATATGCACAGTTACTTTATGTAGTTGGTTTACACCCAATGCTCAATATAATATCATAAGTATGAAATGAACATACTCTTGTCTcattttgctgattttaatCAACTATTAATCCTTGCagtaaaaaaatcttaccaattatgtttgtttcatcgatctgtttttatctatttttataaaacacgTTGACCATGCTGGAGAAAACAATTCATTGTTGGTACAATATTTATGCTATTTGCATCCCTAGAACTCTATCGCATTTTGTCACAGCCTCTAACTTTAACACACCTAATAGGGGTTTTAGGTGATAgacacattgtttttaaattttattttacaaaaaaaaatgtctttcttttttttgggcTATTCTCTCGTCTGGTTTCAGATTCCTAACTTGATAAACTTTGGCTAAGTCAATCTAATACATGTGAATGTGTTGATGTAAGCTATGCTATTGtagctgctgaagaaaagcagcccTGATGCTGCttgccaccatgtttcacactGGGTGCAGCTTTTTACATATAGACTAGCATTCTCTGTTCCTTACGTTTGTGGCAAAGTGCAAACAGAactttttatatatactttttttttcttcttgccacaactttagattaaatcacacacagtTGGTCTCTAATTTCTAACTGAGTGACTTTTGAAGCACTGCATCTGTATTTCTTTAGCGGCGTTCGGGGAAAGCAGAGCCCACTACAAAAGTGTGTCTCACATTTCACTTTTCTTCTTTGGGGAAAGAAAATGcctgtttttctctgctgttattttttgttgccatAGGCAGACTTTCTGGAGGACAACATGGGATCCACCAACATGAAGGGATTTTTAATGTCGTTGCAGAAGAGTGCAAAACTCCACCATGCCATCCTAGTAGAACAAGTGAGACTTGGATTACAATTTGACGCTCTTTTATGTTgggatttaaataaattttcccACAACATTAATCTAAATTTTTCTCCgtttttgcagcatttctgcTCTGATCTCCGAGGCAAAGAAGCTTCACAGTTCTTTATCCAAATGCTAACAGGCAGCGTAGTTCAGTATGGAAAGAAGTAAGTCATGCTTATCTTACTAAACATCCTGGTTTGTTTAATACACTTGTTCCAAATCACGACCCCGCGCGTTGCAGGACGTACCACCAGTGCCGAGGGATTCCTCAGGGATCGGTCGTGTCCTGTCTGCTCTGTTGTTTGTGTTACGGCCACATG from Xiphophorus maculatus strain JP 163 A chromosome 13, X_maculatus-5.0-male, whole genome shotgun sequence encodes:
- the tert gene encoding telomerase reverse transcriptase; protein product: MSAADMSAVLNILRSLYRHIQTLEEFADSIEFKEGKKPVLVEQSDPNRFKTFVRGVFVCFDKELQQSPSCSEICTLPELLAFVLNTMKRKRRRNVLAHGYNLLALPQEDRDADHFKFQGDVTQSAAYVHGSDLWKKVTLRLGTDITRYLLESCSVFVAVPPSCVFQVCGVPVYDRVSTGPPSSGFHLQPRLRGRSLPQFGRDQRSRRFRRRQEVENLAQCQIRRRRKEKGKKRRRKRGLDQLEEETGTSSGKRRRLANTESNQEQTVEERQARFVEPATSRRNVENGTTGFKQTIELPSTEGGPSWRSGAFPPLPPSQCFIRTLGFLYGGRGLHSFLLNRKKKSTDGSRRLQGKDLIRVVFFEGLMYLNGLERKPKKLPQRFFNMVPLFSRLLRQHKKCPYSKILQRICPLVEECNTGPGELNSLLPKHCAPHRVFLFVRECLSTVIPREMWGSDHNRVHFFAKARVFLHSGKFERLSLAELMWNMKVNDCDWLKISKTGRIPPSELAYRTQILGHFLTWLLDGFVVGLVRACFYATESVGQKNAIRFYRQEVWTKLQDLAFKGHLSKGQMEELSPAQAASLPKGTVISRLRFIPKSDGMRPITRVIGTDPKTRLFQARVRDLLDMLRACVRSTPSLLGATVWGMTDIHKVLSSLAPAQKDRPQPLYFVKVDVSGAYESLPHDKLIEVIGQALCPVQDELFTIRRYAKIWADSHEGLKKAFVRQADFLEDNMGSTNMKGFLMSLQKSAKLHHAILVEQHFCSDLRGKEASQFFIQMLTGSVVQYGKKTYHQCRGIPQGSVVSCLLCCLCYGHMENVLFKDITKSKGCLMRLVDDFLLITPDQHQAQTFLKTLLAGVPQYGLMVNPQKVAVNFQLPGSVGSCTDIRMLPPHSLFPWCGLLLDTHSLDVYKDYSSYAGLSLRYSLSLGSFHSAGHQMKRKLMAILRLKCHPLFLDLKTNSLEAVYRNIYKLVVLHACRFHVCAQSLPFGQTVAKNPLYFLQMIWDMAQYANKLLRSSNKGLILGSKAQTGIVQYEAVELLFCLSFLLVLSQHRQLYRDLLTHLHKRKRRLERRLGDLRLARVRQASNPRTPVDFLAIRM